One part of the Plasmodium berghei ANKA genome assembly, chromosome: 2 genome encodes these proteins:
- a CDS encoding actin-related protein — translation MNEYGNQLYSNQPIIIDNGSGYIKSGFAGDDAPNLVFPSYVGRPKYKRVMAGAVEGNLFVGNKAEEYRGLLKVTYPINHGIIENWNDMENIWIHVYNSLKINSEEHPVLLTEAPLNPQKNKEKIAEVFFESFNAPALFISIQAILSLYSCGKTNGTVLDCGDGVCHCVSIYEGYSITNTITRSDIAGRDITTYLGYLLRKNGHLFNTSAEMEVVKSMKENCCYVSFNMSKEKNTSEKSLTTLPYILPDGSQILIGSERYRAPEVLFNPSILGLEYLGLSELIVTSITRADMDLRKTLYSHIVLSGGTTMFQGFGDRLLNEIRKFSPKDITIRISAPPERKFSTFIGGSILASLATFKKIWINKQEFDEYGSAILHKKTF, via the exons ATGAACGAATATGGTAATCAGCTTTATTCTAATCAGCCAATAATAATTGACAATGGAAGTGGTTACATAAAGTCAGGATTCGCAGGGGACGATGCTCCTAATCTTGTATTCCCATCCTA tGTTGGGCGACCAAAATACAAGAGGGTTATGGCCGGAGCAGTTGAAGGGAATTTGTTTGTTGGAAATAAAGCA GAAGAATATCGAGGGTTATTAAAAGTTACTTATCCAATAAATCATGGGATTATTGAAAATTGGAATGACATGGAAAATATTTGGATACATGTTTataattcattaaaaataaattcagAAGAG CATCCAGTATTATTAACAGAAGCCCCATTAAAtccacaaaaaaataaagaaaaaattgcTGAAGTATTCTTTGAATCTTTTAATGCCCCAgccttatttatttctatacAAGCAATACTATCTTTATATTCATGTGGAAAAACAAATGGCACAGTTCTTGATTGTGGGGATGGTGTTTGTCATTGTGTATCCATTTATGAAG gaTATAGTATAACGAACACGATTACCAGATCTGATATTGCTGGGCGAGATATTACTACATATTTAGGATATTtgttaagaaaaaatggacatttatttaatactTCTGCTGAAATGGAAGTAGTAAAAAGCATGAAGGAAAATTGCTGTTACGTTTCGTTTAATATGagcaaagaaaaaaatacttcAGAAAAATCGCTTACAACTTTGCCCTATATACTTCCAGATGGGTCACAAATACTG atTGGGTCTGAAAGATATAGAGCACCAGAAGTTCTTTTCAACCCATCCATTTTGGGATTAGAATATTTAG GATTGTCTGAATTAATTGTAACATCTATAACTAGAGCAGACATGGATTTGAGAAAAACGTTATACTCACACATTGTGCTATCAGGAGGTACAACGATGTTTCAGg gTTTTGGAGATAGACTACTAAATGAAATCAGAAAATTTTCCCCTAAAGACATTACA ATCCGAATTAGTGCACCCCCTGAAAGAAAGTTTAGTACATTTATAGGAGGGTCGATATTAGCTTCCTTAGCAacgtttaaaaaaatatggattAACAAACAG gAATTTGATGAATATGGTAGTGCAATATTacacaaaaaaacattttga
- a CDS encoding parasite-infected erythrocyte surface protein produces MNKYYAKFTHISIILIFVLFINKCEGESTNKNENFISPIHSFKSPFQIDDLNNGWVLDYSAASTNKYLVLIPNVYNRRGLLYNNTPIKSDVFDINFSFNIYKKYYKESIDSNYYKNETGKHITYNVKIDEKDKTNGFAFWILENQLSVKSPSDSEDQIIVDEEDVMLYGYKKTFSGICIYFQLKDNDLSVYALINNGNKSISLNNNSAKNYNLNLLQNNGLISVKITSQKNDIRIYLFNIKTSTYIHSLTIKKNLPKENYIGFSSFNFNEDKSVSLTHVNKYLPTFVGITDFHVYTNYIVKEHEQEIISGNDNLENYNIKAKNDEEINYNDLNGNNLMNEILSSQNLNQSQEEMLKTMLKIIQDFISYQVNNDKKVLQNITFLKENIQNMQNEIKQIQKNITNKSDPKNFQKIFTSELSGLKNLFHSHAQHHKKNIEDITNRLTSKIDNNQELKILAQKAQKLEHIINKGNNTSYFFSIAFAALIVITLIMIYKKIRDVEKKHIL; encoded by the coding sequence atgaataaatattatgcaAAATTTACACATATTTCaatcatattaatatttgttttgtttataaataaatgtgaGGGGGAGtcaacaaataaaaatgaaaattttatttcaccAATACATTCTTTTAAATCCCCATTTCAAATCGACGACTTAAATAATGGATGGGTTTTAGATTATTCAGCAGCTTCCactaataaatatttagtACTAATACCCAATGTATATAACCGAAGGggattattatataataatactcCAATTAAATCAGACGTGTTTGATATTAATTTtagttttaatatatataaaaaatattataaagaGTCTATTgattcaaattattataaaaatgaaactgGAAAACATATAACATACAATGTAAAAATTGatgaaaaagataaaacaAATGGTTTTGCATTTTGGATATTAGAAAATCAGTTATCTGTAAAATCGCCTAGCGATAGTGAAGATCAAATAATTGTAGATGAAGAAGATGTTATGTTATatggatataaaaaaacatttagtggtatatgtatatattttcaattaaaGGATAATGATTTATCTGTATATgctttaataaataatggaaataaatCTATAAGccttaataataatagtgcaaaaaattataatttaaactTACTACAAAATAATGGTTTAATTAgtgtaaaaataacatctcaaaaaaatgatatacgtatttatttatttaatattaaaacatCTACATATATCCATAGTTtaactataaaaaaaaatttacctaaagaaaattatattggattttcatcttttaattttaatgaagATAAGTCAGTTTCTCTTACCcatgtaaataaatatttaccAACATTTGTAGGCATAACTGATTTTCatgtatatacaaattatattgttAAAGAACATGAACAAGAAATTATTTCTGGAAATGATAATctagaaaattataatataaaagcaaagaatgatgaagaaataaattacaatgatttaaatggtaataatttaatgaacgaaattttatcatctcaaaatttaaatcaaTCCCAAGAAGAAATGTTAAAAAcaatgttaaaaataattcaagattttatttcttatcaagttaataatgataaaaaagtattacaaaatattacatttttaaaagaaaatattcaGAATATGCAAAACGAGATAAAACAAatccaaaaaaatattactaaTAAATCGGATccaaaaaattttcaaaaaatttttactTCAGAATTAAGTggattaaaaaatttatttcattctCATGCACAACaccataaaaaaaatatcgaaGACATTACAAACCGATTAACTAGCAAAATAGACAATAATcaagaattaaaaatattagcaCAAAAAGCTCAAAAGTTGGAGcatattattaacaaaGGAAATAATACTTCCTATTTTTTCTCAATAGCATTTGCCGCTCTTATCGTTATAACCCTCATAAtgatttataaaaaaattagagatgttgaaaaaaaacatattttataa
- a CDS encoding L-seryl-tRNA(Sec) kinase, putative has product MNFILMFYGPPCSGKDTLIKFLIKKKKQILFFIYLLYNLKEQYISYKYSYEKIFFIQLIKYCNKINKPFKLNNKHGVRKINLSFFSLIYLYKTFFVTLFDSTFRSNFQRYLNTIYAKLKKVKKKKKNNISLHTHNSIKHKHSYKNDGINSEDIDKNNVTKMCIKISRKKILNHIVKPKTFFIFYKKFIKQIKYFRHFLSKYNISIHNISTDNIEKQFYSTKNKKRYVNQSKKIKKNEKKNIAVITNKIIIFEKQNHKTKIYYPIIKKRCLKNKLFFFSKTRENKNIKPTLFNQKKYWKIARKIAYLYCFHLINEHKNTNKKNSSHIKYDQNKIIILNDTFHFPSMRKKYYLLSKKYNSIYIQTFLNTPVKLCVKLNINRNKFKYISKETIIKNYLYHNKYAIRLKNEQTNNHKIINFVKATRKWQANTISIQVNRLEDKNKFKELLFFIYKYFSIFIKEINKKKTVIKKENHNPVIQTNALEIINKTANKIIHEKLKSIPNDQKNVYAQKYRLIKLQLLKECRIDKTFNVTDIENRFLTN; this is encoded by the exons atgaattttatcTTAATGTTTTATGGCCCTCCATGTAGCGGAAAAGAtacattaataaaatttctgataaaaaaaaaaaaacaaattttattttttatatacttattaTATAACTTAAAAGAACAGTAcatatcatataaatatagttatgaaaaaatattctttatacaattaataaaatattgtaacaaaataaataaaccttttaaattaaataataaacatggagttcgaaaaataaatttatcattcttttccttaatatatttatataaaacttTCTTTGTCACATTATTCGATTCTACATTTCGTTCGAATTTCCAACGATATCTTAACACAATTTATgccaaattaaaaaaagtgaaaaaaaaaaaaaaaaataatatttctttacaCACACATAACTCCATTAAACATAAGCAttcttataaaaatgatggaATAAATAGTGAAgatattgataaaaataatgttactaaaatgtgtataaaaataagtaggaaaaaaatattaaatcatATAGTTAAACccaaaacattttttatattttataaaaaatttattaaacagattaaatattttcgtcattttttatcaaaatataatatttctattcataatatatcaaCAGATAATATTGagaaacaattttattctacaaaaaataaaaaaagatatgTTAATCAATctaagaaaataaaaaaaaatgaaaaaaaaaatattgcagtaataacaaataaaattattatttttgaaaaacaaaatcacaaaactaaaatatattatcctataataaaaaaacgatgtctaaaaaataaacttttttttttttcaaaaactagggaaaataaaaacataaaacCTACATTATTCaaccaaaaaaaatattggaAAATTGCCAGAAAAATCGCTTATTTATATTGCtttcatttaattaatgaacataaaaatacaaacaaaaaaaatagttctcatataaaatatgatcaaaataaaataattatattaaatgatacTTTCCATTTTCCTTCAAtgcgaaaaaaatattatttgctctctaaaaaat ATAACTCTATATACATccaaacatttttaaatacacCAGTTAAATTGTGTGTAAaattaaacataaatagaaacaagtttaaatatatatctaaagaaactattataaaaaattatttatatcataataaatatgcaatCAGACTTAAAAATGAGCAAACaaataatcataaaataattaattttgttaagGCTACTCGAAAATGGCAAGCAAATACTATATCTATACAAGTTAATCGTTTAGAAGATAAAAACAAA TTTAAAGAACtattattctttatatacaaatatttttcaatttttataaaagaaataaataaaaaaaaaacagtcataaaaaaagaaaatcaCAATCCAGTAATTCAAACAAATGCTTTGGAG ATCATTAATAAAACTGCtaacaaaattattcatgagaaattaaaaagtatCCCAAATG aTCAAAAGAATGTGTATGCTCAAAAATACCGTCTTATAAAATTGCAGCTCTTAAAAG AATGCAGGATAGATAAAACATTTAATGTAACAGATATAGAAAATCGGTTTTTGACGAATTAG
- a CDS encoding sporozoite stage TSP1 domain protein, whose amino-acid sequence MFITISRYLFLLFLIKSCLNIFPQYNDTFLESGPQQNKIRNNQTLNRRILNENELRNCDKWTEWSQCSKTCDIGIKIRARVSSNPIHSLFCSKFTETSVCFIQECPDNSEGRSRDEKEKIKNKKNRMLSKYVTIFCIFSVVNIIILLICAILSIKKKII is encoded by the exons atgtttattacaatttcaagatatctttttttattatttttaataaaatcatGCCTTa ACATATTCCCCCAATACAATGATACATTCTTAGAGTCTGGGCCGCAGCAAAACAA aATTAGAAATAACCAAACATTAAATAGGAgaatattaaatgaaaacgAGTTGCGTAATTGTGATAAATGGACAGAATGGTCACAATGTTCAAAAACATGCGATATTGGAATAAAGATAAGAGCACGAGTTAGTAGTAACCCGATCcattcattattttgttctaaATTTACAGAAACTTCTGTTTGTTTTATTCAAGAATGTCCTGACAATTCTGAAGGGAGAAGTCGTGatgaaaaggaaaaaataaaaaataaaaaaaatagaatgCTAAGTAAATATGtaacaattttttgtatattttcggtagtaaatataataatattgctAATTTGTGCAATACTTTCAatcaaaaagaaaattatataa
- a CDS encoding ATP-dependent RNA helicase, putative, producing the protein MSPIPHNWYIFFFFFFFCFFLKGNCFTFFKKHNSLTITQKWEKDISLKIHFSKNRNKLNLKNEKCEDNFIVECGDNKNEENDKLNRNKNIINLIEKKKKKKHNIIPNDKTTKDKRYIYKPIYLNKKQKYNKKDVKKIKKILKNKNKEKRTNYANATNNSKNIQNLEKKQNGKIIDNKNNTNLNTKKKNKQQKILDMFDKDLNQSIQKLNIKTTKFEIYKNKQNAKADINENEILQKISASCKVKKNSKAKKVKKKNEVKKVEKKNEVKKVEKKNEVKKVEKNNEQSFPNNVEINNQEVANKFNIGKILKIGNSIDGFRKEIKIKNDVSKEFENQVRKLNLFSTIIDFNETLKKENYVKNEEKNYKENKIIKIDTFKNIGIYDNFINVYLKYNNINNPTFYQKKIIPIIIYFLNNGSYDLMRYTNEIDLQIQNEKIPKQIIYVNKYNKTSKHLIRTFFLHCPTGTGKTFMYLLPIFQQITNLRFSENNETKEMCNDKETKSEIFYKTKQINDITSFCCSDQLNTDLFINKNSEIIKNNVLNNSLNTSNQNNQQCGQIGDILILTYNKEVAVQIYELYKDIINSFYKSYSSKFFEINKSLTRFKYISEEKQQYLEKINILYKNKVNMNVYLLIGGNNIKYQLKNLRAKKINIIKENEEASLQCNGQNNQKMKNDNYENDNIININIYIGTPGRVYTIINEKKAINLENIHTIIFDEYDFFFNKFEKSNVKNKIEKNKIELENVFFSQILKNIYIKKKKKKRIPSITNVICCSATSAIYPYLLYTKHLITENFLTNLLGQNVKQEKINNQSTGSSPINYEKEKNIINSLFKIEETFKIPENLIHFNYCYNKKSQIKNNNNAISNFLKIIFSNPLNKNVLVFCNTKVSRKTSYFFFPFLYIFYFPFCTFFIFLFHKQKRVMDLWSLFRNRFDIDIQTIFSRNEKKKKKIFKDINYANFSKNDLINYKNLKKYVNFLFISTNLLYRGINCIGFTTIINFDMPQNYTEYVHRCGRIGRVNNKGAIFNIFEKQDKKKYIKQIFNKINIKPFDIDCYMNNIFTLKN; encoded by the exons ATGTCCCCTATTCCCCACAATTGgtatatcttttttttttttttttttttttgtttttttttaaaaggaaattgttttacattttttaagaaaCATAATTCATTGACCATTACACAAAAATGGGAAAAAgatatttctttaaaaatacatttttcaaaaaataggaataaattaaatttgaaaaatgaaaaatgtgAAGACAACTTTATTGTAGAATGTGGGgataataaaaacgaagaaaatgataaacttaatcgaaataaaaatataataaatttgattgaaaaaaaaaaaaaaaaaaaacataatataattcCCAATGATAAAACAACAAAGGATAAACGATATATCTATAAACCAATCtatttgaataaaaaacaaaaatacaataaaaaggatgtgaaaaaaattaaaaaaattctcaaaaataaaaataaagaaaaaagaacTAATTACGCAAATGCTACAAACAATTccaaaaatatacaaaatctggaaaaaaaacaaaatgggaaaattatagacaataaaaataacactaatttaaataccaaaaaaaaaaacaaacaacaaaaaataCTAGACATGTTTGATAAAGACCTAAATCAATCtattcaaaaattaaacataaaaacaACGAAATTTGAAatctataaaaataaacaaaatgcAAAAGCagatataaatgaaaacgAGATCcttcaaaaaataagcGCATCATgcaaagtaaaaaaaaatagtaaagcgaaaaaagtaaaaaaaaaaaatgaagtgAAAAaagtagaaaaaaaaaatgaagtgAAGAaagtagaaaaaaaaaatgaagtgAAGAaagtagaaaaaaataacgaGCAGTCATTTCCTAACAATGTAGAAATAAACAACCAAGAAGTtgcaaataaatttaacatagggaaaatattaaaaattggAAATAGCATAGATGGTTTTCgaaaggaaataaaaattaaaaatgacGTCTCGAAGGAATTTGAAAATCAGGTTAGAAAATTGAACTTATTTAGCACCATTATAGATTTTAATGaaactttaaaaaaagaaaattatgtaaaaaacgaagaaaaaaattataaggaaaataaaataattaaaatagaCACATTTAAGAATATTGGAatttatgataattttattaatgtatatttaaaatataataatataaataatccCACATTttaccaaaaaaaaataattccaataattatctattttttaaataatggaTCCTATGATTTAATGAGATATACAAATGAAATTGATTTACAAattcaaaatgaaaaaatacccaagcaaataatatatgtaaataaatacaataaaacgagtaaacatttaataagaactttttttttacattgtCCAACTGGAACTGGAAAAACATTTATGTATTTACTTCCAATTTTTCAACAAATTACTAATTTAAGATTTTCTGAAAATAATGAGACTAAAGAAATGTGTAATGATAAAGAAACAAAAagtgaaatattttacaaaaccaaacaaataaatgacATTACTTCCTTTTGTTGCTCTGATCAATTAAACACagatttatttattaataaaaattctgaaattatcaaaaataatgttttgAATAATTCTCTGAATACCAGCAATCAAAATAACCAACAATGTGGACAAATAGGTGATATACTTATTTTgacatataataaagagGTTGCTGTACAAATATACgaattatataaagatataattaattCGTTTTATAAATCTTATTCttctaaattttttgaaataaataaatcttTAACAcgatttaaatatatttctgaagaaaaacaacaatatcttgaaaaaattaacatcctttataaaaataaagttaatatgaatgtttatttattaataggtggaaataatataaaatatcaattaaaaaatttacgagcaaaaaaaataaatataataaaagaaaatgaagaagCTTCCCTTCAGTGCAATGGCcaaaataatcaaaaaatgaaaaatgacaattatgaaaatgacaatattataaatataaatatatatatcggAACACCGGGAAGGGTATAcacaataataaatgaaaaaaaagctatcaatttagaaaatattcacactattatttttgacgaatatgattttttttttaacaaattcGAAAAGAGCAACGTCAAGAATAAAATtgagaaaaacaaaatcgAACTGGAAAATGTGTTTTTTTCtcaaatattaaaaaatatttacataaaaaaaaaaaaaaaaaaacgcaTACCTTCAATTACAAACGTAATATGTTGTAGTGCAACATCTGCTATATATCCATACCTTCTATACACTAAACATTTAATTAcagaaaattttttaactaATCTTTTAGGACAAAATGTAAAACAAGAAAAGATAAACAATCAATCAACTGGTTCCTCTCcaataaattatgaaaaagaaaaaaatataataaactcattgtttaaaatagaggaaacatttaaaatccccgaaaatttaatacattttaattattgctataataaaaaaagtcagataaaaaataataataatgcgATATCtaactttttaaaaattattttttccaatcCTCTCAACAAAAATGTTTTGGTGTTCTGCAACACAAAAGTGAGTCGAAAAACtagttattttttctttcccTTTttgtacattttttattttcctttttgtacattttttattttccttttccaCAAACAGAAACGAGTTATGGATCTCTGGAGTTTATTTCGAAACCGATTTGATATTGACATACaaacaattttttccagaaatgaaaaaaaaaaaaaaaaaatattcaaagaTATTAATTACGCGAACTTTTCGAAAAATGACTTAATCAATTAtaaaaacttaaaaaaatatgtcaactttttatttatatcaacTAATTTGTTATATAGAGGAATTAATTGCATTGGTTTTACAACTATCATAAATTTTGACATGCCCCAAA attaTACTGAGTATGTGCATAGGTGTGGACGAATAGGCAGAGTAAACAACAAAGGCgctatatttaatatttttgaaaaacaagataaaaaaaaatatataaaacaaatatttaacaaaataaatattaaaccATTTGATATAGATTGTTATAtgaacaatatttttactttaaaaaattaa